The nucleotide sequence CGAACACCACGGACGCCCCCATCCGGTTCGCCGTCGACCTGCCGACCGGGACCTTCAGCACCGGTGACGGCGGCACGGGCGGGGGGATGGGGGCGGCCCAGTACACCTCCGAGCTCGACGTCCTTTCCGGGGCGATGTTCTACGAGAGCGGCGACGAGGTCGGGCTCCGACTCAACGGGACCATGACCTCCGAGAGCGTCGCCAGGGAGACGGAGCAGCTACTCGGGACGTTCAAACAGCAGTACCTCCAGCAGGCCAACCAGATGCAGCAGGGCGGCGAGGAACTCGAGCGGATGCTGAACAACCTCCAGGTCTCGCGGGACGGGAACACCGTCTCGGTCAGCTACACGGACACCGTCGACAACCTGATCGAACTCAGCGAGGGCGGTGCTCCGATGGGCGGCCCCGGGATGGGCGGCTGACGTCGGGCCCGCCCGCCGGACCGACCGGCGGCGGAGTCGGCGGCCGGACGGCGACGTGACGCCGGCAGACAGACAGCTTTATAGCCCCCATTGCCCCACGCTCACATGGACACCATGACCGGTGATCGATTTATTCGGGGGCCACCCCGAAACAACCCCACTCTCTGACGTCGGCGACGTACAGTTTCTCGACACCACGCTGCGTGACGGGGAGCAGGCACCGGGTGTGTCACTGACTCCCGAGGAGAAAGCGCGGATCGCCCGCGGGCTCGACCGGGCCGAGGTCGACTACATCGAGGCCGGCAGCGCCTGCACCGGCCCGGGCGAGCGCGAGACCATCTCCCGGGTGACCGACCTGGGCCTGGACGCGACGGTCACCAGCTTCTGTCGTGGCATCAAAAACGACATCGACCTCGCGCTGGAGTGTGGCGTCGACGGGGTCGACATCGTCGTCCCGGCAAGCGACAAGCACGTCCAGCGGAAGGTCGGCACCACCCACGAGGAGAACGTCCGGACCACGGCTGAGCTGGTCGAGTACGCCACGGACCACGGCCTCTGGGTCGAGGTCATCGGCGAGGACGGCTCCCGGGCCGACTTCGACTACCTCGAACAGTTGATGTCGGCGGCCCTGGACGCGGGCGCCGACCGGGTCTGCTACGCCGACACCGTCGGCCACGCCACGCCCGACGAGACCCTCGAGGCGGTCTCGCGGCTGACCGACCTCGGGCCGACGAGTACCCACACCCACGACGACCTGGGGCTCGCGGTCACGAACGCCCTGGTCTCGGTCGCGGCGGGCGCCGACCTCGTCCACGGCACCATCAATGGTATCGGCGAGCGGGCGGGCAACGTCGCCCTCGAGGAGGTGGCCATCGCCCTGGACCACGGCTACGGGGTCGAGCCGATGGACCTCTCGGCGGTGTACGACCTCGCCCAGCTTGTGGCGAAGCTGACGGGGATCCCCCTGGCCCCGAACAAGGCCGTCGTGGGGGAGAACGCCTTCACCCACGAGTCCGGCATCCACACCGACGGCACCCTCAAGGACGAGACGATGTACGAGCCCTACCCGCCCGAGAAGGTCGGTCGGGAGCGCCGGCTGGCGCTTGGCAAACACGCCGGCCGCGCGGGCGTCGAGGCCGCGCTCACGGAGCACGGCTTCGACCTCGACGACGAGGGCATCGACGAGGTCGTCACCCGCGTGAAGGCCATCGGCGACCGCGGGAAGCGGGTGACGGATGCCGACCTGCTGACCATCGCCGAGGAGGTCGAGGGCCGGGACCGCGAGCGCCGCGTCGAGCTGCTCGACCTCACGGCGGTCTCGGGCGTGACGCCGCCGACGGCGAGCGTCCGGCTGGACGTCGAGGGAGAGAAGCGGGAGAACGCCGCCACCGGCTCCGGGCCGGTCGACGCGGCGATGAACGCGGCCGAGGAAGCGCTCTCGCACGAGGCCGACGCCTCGCTCGAGTCCTACCACGTCGACGCCATCACCGGCGGTACCGACGCCGTCGTCACCGTCGAGGTGGAGATGTCGAGAGACGACGACCACGTCACCGTCACCGCCTCCGACTCCGACATCACGTCGGCGTCGGTGACGGCGATGGTCGACGCGATGGACCGGCTGGTCGAACGCGGCGACGCCGAAGTCGTCGCCGACGACTGAGCCCACCCCTCACTCTTTGCGACCAGCGCCCTCAGTCGTCGGTGAGGTCGGCGTCCGCGGAGTCGGTCCCCGCCGTCCCCTCGGCGGGGTCGTCGCCGACGCCGACTTTGTCCTCGGTGAGGTCGGCGTCGCGCCAGGTGCCCCGCTCGAACCACGCGAAGGCGATCACCGCCGCGATGATACTCGAGAGGGCGAACCCGAGCCAGATCCCCTCGGGTGTCTTCTGCCCGAAGATCCAGAAGTCGACGGGGAGGATGTCCTGGGAAGCGACGTAGGCGATGGGCAGGCGGATGACCCCGAACATGACCAGCGCGATCGCGGCGGCGGTCAGGGTCTTGCCGGCGCCGCGCAGCCCGCCGCTGTAGGCCCGGAGGATGCCGACGAACCCGAAGGTGGGGGCGACCCACCGCAGGAAGGTGGCGCCCTGCTCCACCACTTCGGGGTCGCTGTCGAAGACCGCGATGATATCGGGAGCGAACGCGAAGATCACGACCCCGAGCCCGGCCAGCAGGAGGAAGGCGACCTTCGCGGCGAAGCGGTTGACCGCGGCGACGCGGTCGGGTTTGTCGGCGCCGATATTTTGCCCGGTCATCGTCTCGACGCCGCGGTCGATGGCGATGGCGGGCATGAAGACGAGCGAGAACACCCGAACGCCGACCCCGAAGGCCGCGACGACGGCCGTGGGAAACAGCGTCACCACGAAGAGCACGGCGTTGACCGAGACCGCCCGGCCGGTGTTCTCGATGGAGGCGGGGACGCCGATCCGGACCAGCTTGCGGGCGTAGGTGAGGTCGGGCCGGAGGTCGGCCACCCGGACCCGGATCCCCCGGTAGCCCCGGAGCATGATCGCCATGCCGACGACCATCGCCAGCCCGCGGGCGAAGACGGTCGCGACCGCCGCGCCCTCGACGCCCAGCCGGGGGAACGGCCCCCACCCGAAGATGAGGAAGGGGTCGAGCGCGATGTTGAGGACGACTGTGCCGAGCATGACGACCATCGGCGTGACCGTGTCCCCGGCCCCGCGCATCAGCGAGATGAACACGAAGAAGCCGAACATGAAGGGGAGCCCGAGCGTGATCACGGCGAGGTAGTCGCCGGCCAGCCCCGTCACGACCGGCTCGGCGGCGAAGAGGCCGAGCAGGTCCCGGACGAAGTAGAAGCCGACGGCGCCGAGCAGCGTCGCGGCGATGAGCGAGAACACCACCGTCTGCGAGGCGGCGTACTGCGCCTCGCGGGTCTCCTCGGCGCCGGTGTGCTGGGCGACCAGGACGCTCCCTGCGATGGTCAGCCCCATCCCCATCGAGATGAAGAGGAAGACCAGCGGGAAGCCCAGGCTGACAGCCGCGAGCGCCTCCGTGCTGTACTGACCCAGCCAGAACGTGTCGGCGAGGTTGTACGCCACCTGCAGGAGGTTCGTGATGACGATCGGCAGGGAGAGAAAGAACAGCGACTTGCCGATGGGGCCGCCGGTCAGGTCGAGCTCCTCCTGGCTCTTGAACAGCGAGCCCACCCGCCGCCTGGCGCGGCCGAGCAGCGCCCGGGCCCGCCCGCTCATTCGGTGACCTCCCTCGGGGGCTCCGCCTCGCTGTCACCGTCGCCGCTCGCCGTCACGCCGTCGGTTCCCTCGCCGGCCATCAGGTACGTCTCGACGTAGGAGTGGAGCATCCGCCGGGTGCAGTCGGTGTCCCGGCCGACCGACACCCGCTTGGTGCCGGCGCCGTCCAGGGCGGTCACCAGAAAGCGGGCCGTGTCGTCCGGGTCGACCGCGCGGAACTCGCCGGCTGCGATGCCGTCGGCGACGAGTGCGCGCGCCTGTTCGTGGAGAAAGCGGTCGAACCGCTCCATGCGCTCGCGGACGTCCTCGTCGTAGGGCGCCTGGGCCTTCAGCTCCAGCATGGCGGTGCCGAAGGCCACCCGCTCGTCCTCGTCCGGTTCCGGCGGCACGAGCACGTCGTCGATGAACGCCTCCAGTCGCTCTGCCGGGCCGTCGCCCCCGGGGTCGCGCACCCGGCCGGTGAACTCCGCGTAGAGGTAATCGAGAAAGGAGACCAGCAGGTCGTGTTTGCTGTCGTAGTGGTAGTGGAGGGCAGCCTTGGAGAGGTCGGTCTCGTCGGCGATGTCCTGCATCGTCAGCGAGGCGTACCCGTGGCTGCAGAGGGCGCGGTAGGTCGCCTCCATCACCGGGTCGGCGTCCTCGTCGGTCATCTATCCCTATTAACTGACCAGTCAGTAAGAGTCTTCTGAACTCCCCGTGGCGCCGGAGGGGAGGCGCGCTCGCGGCCCGGCTTCCCCTGGTCGCGACCGGCCGGCACCGGCGACCGTCACACGATATCTCACAACGTAATACGCGCGCCGGACCAGCGGCGTCCGGGCGGGTCCACCGACCGGGGACAGCTATAACCGGGCGCGTGGCGACACACGCGGGTGATGGAGCGAGCGACCATCGGCGAGGGCGGTATCGACTACTACTACCAGGATGTCGGCAGCGGGCCACCCGTGACCTTCGTCCACGGATTCAGCGCGAACCACCTGTCGTGGTACCAGCAGGTGCCCACGTTCCGGGACGAGTACCGGTGTGTCGTCCCCGACCAGCGCCGGTTCGGGCTCTCGGTCGACACCGCCGGGGCCGGCGTCAGGGCTTTTCCCGACGACCTCGCCGCCCTGCTGGACCACCTCGGGGTCGAGGAGACGGCTCTGGTCGGCCACTCGATGGGTGGGTGGACGGTCGGCTCCTTCGCCACCCAGTATCCCGGGCGGGTGAGCGCGCTGGTCCTCTCGGCGACGCCCGGCGGGCTCATCGCTCCCGAACGTCACGAGCAGCTCATGGCCCGGGGGGAGACACCCGAAGTCGACCCGCTCACGCCCGAAGCGGCGTTTCTCGCCGACTCCATCGACGGGCTGAACCGCGACAAACCGCCCTCCTGGGAGGAGACGCGACCGCCGCTTGACGAGCTGCCGCTCGACGCCGGGACGGTCGTCGACGCCGACATCCCCACCCTGGTCGTGGCGGGCGAGGCCGACGAGTTCATGCCGGCGCCGGCGATCGAGGCCGTGGGCGACCGGCTCGGGGCCGAGACGGCGGTCATCGAGAACGCCGGCCACTCCGCGTACTTCGAGCAGCCCGAGGCGTTCAACAGCGCCGTCGAATCCTTCCTCGACGACCACCTCGGGTGAGACCGCCCGGCGCGAGCCTTGGAGCGTCCGGTTCTGCCGTCTACCCCGCCCCTTACCCAACGACTAAACCACGTCAACGCCAACGTTGACACAGTAATGGGGACCGCAAACGAGCAGATCCGGGTCAGCAACCGCGTAAAGCGGGAGCTCGACCGCCTCCGGCGGGAGGGGGAGAGCTACAACGACGTTCTGGAGCGGGTTCTCGACGAGGAGCGCGGCGGCGACTTCCACGACGGGTTCGGCCGGTGGTCCGACGAGGACGCCGAGCGGGTCCGCGAGGGGCGCCGGACGGCGAAAGAGCAGCGGAAAGAGCGGATGCGGGAGCGGGCAGGGGACACATGAGAGTCCTCGACGCGACGTATCTCATCGACTACCTGGACGGCGTCGAAGCGACACGAGAGTTCTACGAAGCGCACGGGGCCGAAGACGAGCGCTGGGTGATGCCGGTCCCGGCCTACGCCGAGGTACTCGTCGGCGAGGGTACTCTCCCGAACGGCGATGTCGCAGGCGCCCGTGCCGCCCTCTCGTGGGGGGAGACGTACGCGGTAGACGAGCGGACGGCAGTGACGGCGGGTGCGGTCGCGGACGAGGTCGGGCCGGACGGTCCGTACCTGGACGGTCTCGACGCGCTCGTCGCGGCCGTCGGACGCGAGCTGGACGCGCCGGTCGTCTCCGCCGACGGGGACCTCACCCACGAGGAGACGAAGAAGGTCGTCGACGTCGAAGAGTACTGAGCAGGCGTCTCCCGGACGGGTTTACTACGCTCCCTCGTCGCTCGCCAGCCGGTAGGCCGCCTTCGCGTAGGTGTCCGCGGCGCTGTAGCAATCGTCCCGACTGGTGTACTCGTCCTCGTTGTGGCTCGTGCCGTCCTCGGAGACGGCGAAGACCATCCCCGTGTCCATGACCGCTGTCATGTGGGTGGCGTCGTGGCCGGCGCCGCTGACCATCCGGAGGCTGTCGTAGCCGCCCGCGTCCGCCGCGTTCTGGACCGCGTCGACACACCCGTCGGCGAACTCGACGGGCGAGGCGCGCATCCGGTCCTCGAAGCTCCAGTCGACGCCCTCGCGGGCGGCGGCCGCGTCGGCCTCCGCCAGCACGCGCTGGCGCCCCTCGTCGATAGTGGCGTCGTCGGGGTCCCGGAGGTCCCAGGTGACCGTCACCTCCTCGGGGATCACGTTGATCGAGTCCGGCGCGAGGTCGACCGAGCCGACGGTGGCGACGGTCCGCTCGCCGAGCGCACCCGGCACCCGGCGGACGCCGGTCACGAAGTCGCTGGCGGCCACCAGCGCGTCCGACCGGGTGTGCATCGGCGTCGGCCCCGCGTGGTCGGCCTCCCCCTCGAAGGTGACTGCGCCCCACGAGAAGCCGACGATGCCGGTGACGACGCCGACGTCCGCGCCGGCCGACTCGAGGTAGGGGCCCTGCTCGATGTGGAGTTCGAGGTAAGCCTCGTACTCCCGCTGTGGCTCTGCGGGTACCTCGCCCCTGTACCCGACCCGTTCCAGTTCCTCCTCTAGCACTGCGCCCTCGCTGTCGGTCTTGGCGTACTCCTCCTCGATGTCGTGGTCGCTGACCCACACCCCCGACCCCTGCATCGCGGGCTGGAAGCGCGACCCCTCCTCGTTGGTCCAGTTGACCACCTCGACCGGGTGGGCGGTCTCGACCCCGCGGTCCTCGAGTTCGCGGACGAACTCCAGGGCGGCCACGACGCCCAGCGCGCCGTCGTAGATACCGCCGTACGGTTGGGAGTCCAGGTGGGAGCCGAGCAGGACCGTTCCGGCGTCGGGGTCTGACCCCTCGCGGTAGCCGAAGGTATTGCCGAACTCGTCGACGCGGACGTCGAGGCCGAGCTCCTCGAGTTGTTCGACGAACCAGTCCCGGGCCCGGCGGTCGTCCTCGGAGAGCGCCAGGCGGTGGAGGCCGCCGCCGTCGGTGGCGCCGATCTCCGCTTGCTCCCGCATGGTATCGACGAGCCGCTCGCGGTCGATGGCGAAGTCCATGGCTCCCGTCCAGTGGCCACCCACAAAGAGATTGGTGCGCACCGGGGGAGCGGACGGCGCCGCGCGCACGACGGCTGGCAGGGGTAGATTCAAGCCCCGGCTCCTGCAGTACGGGGACGTGATACGGAGCTTCGAGGGAACGGAACCGCAGGTCGCGGAGTCGGCCCACGTCCACGAGGCGGCGTACGTCGCTGGCGACGTCGTGGTCGAGGAGGATGCGAGCGTCTGGCCCAACGCCACCATCCGCGGGGACGCCGGCCGGGTCGTCGTCGGCGAGGGGTCGAACCTCCAGGACAACGCCGTCATGCACGAGGGCGGCGAGCTCGGCCCGGACGTCACCGTCGGCCACAGCGCCATCGTCCACGCCGCCTACGTCGCCGAGGGGGCGCTGGTGGGGATGAACGCCGTCGTCCTGAACGACGCCCACATCGGCGAGCGTGCCGTCGTCGGCGCGGGCGCGGTCGTCACCGAGGGGACCGACGTTCCGCCGGAGACGCTGGTCACCGGTGCGCCCGCCACCGTCAAGACCGAACTGGAGGACCCGCCGGGAGCGGAGTCGGCCGAGCACTACGCCGAACTCGCGAAGCGCTACGAGGAGACGTCCGAGCGCCTGGATTGAACGAAGAGAGCGGTCGCAGTCAGCTCCCGCCCAGGTCGGGCTCGGGGACGAAAAACGCCAGCGCCGCCCCCGCGAGTCCGAGCGCCAGCGCCGCGCCGAACGCGACGGAGTAGCCCGCCCTCGCGATGAGGAGGCCGCCGACCGGCGGCGCGACGAAGCCGCCGAAGGTGGCCATACTGGTAGTAAAGGCGACCCCCGTGGCGGCGACGGCGGGGTCGGCGGTCTCGCGGGCCAGCGGGTACGCCAGGCCGAGGCCGAGCTGGAGAAAGAGGCCGGCCACCAGCAGGGCGAGCAGGAGAACCGCGACCGTGTCGGCGAGGACGACCACGAAGACTGCCGGGGCCGAGACGGCGAAGGCGAGCAGGACGACCGGCCGGCGGCGGTGGCCGAACAGCCGGTCGGAGACCGCGCCGCTACCTGCCCGCGCGACCGCGCCGACTGCCGGGAAGAAGGCCGCGAGTAGCCCGCCCTCCGCCAGCGAGACGCCGACGACCTCCGAGAGGTAGGTCGGGACCCAGCTGGTGACGAAGGCGTACAGCGAGAAGCCGACGAAGGCGACCAGCGCGACCGTCCAGACGGTGGCCGTGGTGAACAGCTCCCGGAAGTCGGCCAGCCGGGCGGTCGCGGTGTCCTCGACGGAGATATCGAGCCGGCGGCTGGTGACCCAGAACAGGGCGCAGCCGACCGCCGCCGGGGCCGCGTAGACCGCGAAGATGGCCGCCCAGCCGAAGCGCTCGGCGACGAGGGGGCCGGTGAGCAGGCCGACCGCGAACCCGGCCGCGGGGCCGCCGCTGAAGACGCCGACGGCGGTGGCCTGTCGCGCGGGGTCGAACGCCCGGCCGATGATGTTCACGCCGGCCGTCCAGATGGCCGCCGTGACGGGGGCGGCGAGCCCCCGCGAGAGCATCAGCGTCCAGAAGTTACCGTCCGCGGCCGCCCGCCAGCTCCAGGCGTAGAGGGCGAGGATGGCGAGCGTGGCGGCGACGACCGCCCGGCGGTTGTCGACCCGGTCGATCAGCATGCCCACGGGCACGCCCAGCAGCATCTGTGCGCCGAACATGACGCTGACGAGCAGGCCCGCGGTCGCGGGGCCGAGCGCGAGCTGCTCGCGGATGACGGGGAGCACGCCCGCCGGGACGATGTAGTAGGCGTTGACCGCGGCGATCAACACTCCGAGCCCGAGGACGACGTCCCAGGGACCGCCGAGCCGCGAGCGGAGCCGGGCCGTCGGTCCGTCGGCAGCCGGGGTCCGGCTCACTCGTCGGCGACGACCGCGCCCGCCTCGACCAGCGCCTCGACTTCCGCTTCGGTGTAGCCCCGCTCCCGGAGCACCTCCCGGGTGTGCTCGCCGAGCTCTGGTGTTTGGCCCTCGAACTCGGGGACCCACTCGGTCGTCCGGACGGGAAGGCGGACCGCCCGTGCGGGCTCGTCGGTCTCGAGGTTGTAGACGTCGACGAGCATCTCGCGGGCCTCGACGTGGGGGTCCTCGTCGACCAGCTCGGCGACGTCCCGGCGCGGGCCCGCGGGCACGCCCGCCTCGGTCAGCAGGTCGACCAGGTCGTCGCGCTCGTACTCCCGGAAGGTCGCCTCCAGTTCCTCCCGCAGTGCGTCGCCGTGGTCGTCGCGTTTCGCGTTGGTCTCGAAGCGCGGGTCTTCCAGCAGGTCCTCGCGGTCGATGGCCCGGGCGGTCCGCTCCCAGAGCATGTCGTTGACCGCACAGAGATAGAACGGTTCGTCGCCGGCGGCGTGGTAGATGTCGTTTGGCGAGAGGCCGCCGAAGGAGGTGCCGTGGCGGGTGGCCACCTCGCCGGTCTCGGCGTACTTGGCGGCCCAGTAGCCCATCCAGCCCGCGGCGACGTCGAACAGCGAGATGTCGACGTGGGCCCCCTCGCCGGTGCGCGCGGCCTCGTGCAACGCCGCTGAGGTCATGAACGCGGCGTTGGCGCCGGTCGCGCAGTCGATGACGCTCGCGCCGATCCGGACGGGTGGGCGGTCGGGGTAGCCGATGACGGACATCAGCCCGCTCATCGCCTGGATCACGGGGTCGTAGGCCGGGAAGTCGGCGTAGGGGCCGTCCTGGCCGAAGCCGGTGACGGAGGTGTAGACCACCTCCGGGTTGTGCTCTTTGACGGACTCGTAGTCGATTCCGAACTTCTCGGTGACGCCGGGCCGGAAGGACTCGACGACGACGTCGGCGCTGTGGGCAAGCTCCTGGACGAGCTCCTGACCCTCGTCGCTTTTGAGGTCGACTGCGAGGCTGCGCTTGCCGTCGGTGTTGAACGTGGCGAACATCGACCCGCCGATGAGGTCCCGGAAGGCGTCGCCGCCCGGCGGTTCGACCTTGACGACGTTGGCGCCCAGCGTGGCCAGCCGCTGCGTGCAGGCCGGGCCGGCGATGGACTGTGTCAGGTCGAGGACGTCCACGTCGGTGAACGGTTGCATGCGCCGGGATGCGCCCGTCCCCCACAAAACGGTTCCGACGCGCGTGGATGCAGTGTCTGAGTCGGGCTCGGAACGTCGGGGTCGAGAGCCCCGAAAGGTGCAGTCTCGCCGCACAGGCAGACGGCTAAACGGATGTGGCGCGCGCTGTCGCGGCGGCGCTGCCGCGACAGCCGGCGTGCGAGGGATGAGTGACCGACCGTAGGGAGGGAACGAATCGGTTGGGGAGGTATGTGGCCCCGGGTGGGACTGAAAGGGGCTGCCCGATCGGCGAGCGAGACGACGCAAGCACCGCAGTGAAACGAGGAGCGCAGCGAGTCGCAGCCGCCGAGCGGGCAGGGGCTTTCTGCACCTTTCGTTCGTAACCGTTCCACTGAACCGGACCGCACGAAGTCACTCAGAGCGCGGCGTTTCGAAAGCGTCGTAGGCCCCGACCGCGAGAGTGGAGTATGGACGTCGGGCTGGTCATTCTGGACGGGTGGGGGCTGAACCCCGACCCCGAACGGGACGCGGTGGCGGCCGCCGACACGCCCACGATGGACCGCTACCGCGAGCAGGGAGCATACGGCACGCTCGAAACGCATGGCCGCCGGGTCGGACTCCCCGAGGGACAGATGGGCAACAGCGAGGTCGGTCACCTCACGATCGGCGCCGGCCGCGTCGTCACACAGGAGTCCGCCCGGGTCACGGACGCCATCCGGGTGTGGCGCGAGGGGGGCGGCGAGACGGAGGCGGGCGACCCGCCGCTGGACGAGAACCCGGCCATCCGGGAGGTCATCGAGTACGCGACCGACAGCGGCGGCCGGGTCCACCTCCTCGGGCTGATAAGCGACGGCGGGGTCCACTCCTACCAGGACCACGTCCACGCGCTGGTCGACCTGGTGAGCGACGCCGGCCTCGAACCGGTCGTCCACGCCTTCACCGACGGCCGGGACACTGCACCGAAAAGCGGCGTCGACTTCCTCGCTGACCTGGAGCGCCACGTCGAGGATGCGGGCGGGAGGGTCGCGACGGTCACGGGGCGGTACTACGCGATGGACAGAGACGAGAACTGGGAGCGCACGGGCCGCGCCTACCGGGCTGTCGTCGACCGCGAGGCCGACCACGCGGCACCCTCGGCCGTGGCGGCCGTCGAAGCCGCCTACGACCGCGGGGAGACCGACGAGTTCGTCGAGCCCACAGTCGTGGAGAGCGGCCCCGCGCTCGTCGAGGGCGACGGCGCGGTGTTCTGCAACTTCCGGGCCGACCGGGCCCGCCAGCTCACCCGGATGCTCGCGGACATCGAGCCCGACTGGGAGCTCCCGACCGACCCGCCCCCGGTGGCGCTGGTGACGATGACCGAGTACGACCGGACCTTCGACCTCCCCGTCGCCTTCCCGCCGAACGCGCCCGAGGACACGCTGGGCGAGGTGCTCGCCGAGGCCGGCCGCAGCCAGCTCCGGCTCGCCGAGACCGAGAAGTACGCCCACGTCACCTACTTTCTGAACGGGGGACGGGAGGTCGAGTTCCCCGGCGAGGTCCGGCGGATCGTCGCGAGTCCGGACGTCCCGACCTACGACCGGCAGCCGGAGATGAGCGCGCCGGAGGTGACCGACACCGCTATCGACGTCATCGGGCGCGAGGACCCCGACGCCGCTATAATCAACTACGCCAACGCCGACATGGTCGGCCACACCGGCGACTTCGAGGCCGCGGTCGCCGCCGTCGAGGCCGTCGACGCGCAGCTGGCGCGGCTGGTCGACGCGATGCAGGCCGCCGGCGCACACGTCATCGTGACGGCCGACCACGGCAACGCCGACGAGATGGGCACCCCGGAAGCGCCACACACCGCCCACACCACGAACCCCGTCCCCGTCGTCTACCTGGCTCCCGACGGGACCTCGGGCGGCCGCCGCATCCGCGAGGGCGGGACGCTCGCGGATGTCGCGCCCACAGTACTGGAACTGCTGGGGATCGCGAAGCCGCCGGCGATGACCGGCGAGTCGCTGCTGGAGTGAGTGCCGTGGGGGAGTCCACCGGCCGGCGCCGCGACGACGGCGACGAAACCGACAGACGGGCCTACCGCGTCGCCTACGACGGCCGGGCCTACCACGGCTTCCAGCGCCAGCCGGACGTGCCGACCGTCGAGGACGCGCTGCTCGATGCGCTCCGGGCGCTCGATGTTTGCCCGGGAGACGGAACACCACCGGGGTGGGCGGCGGCCGGCCGGACCGACGCCGGGGTGTCGGCGCTCGCACAGACCGTGGCCTTCGACGCCCCGGCGTGGCTGTCACCCGCCGCGTTCACGAGCGAACTGCCCGCGGACGTGTGGGTCTGGGCCGACGCCGCGGCGCCCGCGGACTTTCACGCTACCCACGACGCCACGAGCCGGGCGTACACCTACCACCTCCACGCACCCGCAGATGAGGTCGACGACGCCCGCGCCCGCGGGACGCTGGCGGAACTCGCCGGCGAACACGACTTCCACAACCTCACGCCCGACGACGAGGGAACCGTCCGGGACCTGGAGACGGACCTCGAGCGCGAGGGCGAATTCCTCCGTCTGCGGCTCCGGGCGAGTGGCTTTCCCCGCCAGCTCGTCCGCCGGGTCGTCTCGCTGGTCGCCGAATTCGGGCGCGGGACGCCCTCCGGGGACCGCCTGGAGCGGGTCCTCTCCCCGGAGCCGCTGTCTGGGCCGGAGGGCGTGCCGC is from Salinirussus salinus and encodes:
- a CDS encoding PIN domain-containing protein — translated: MRVLDATYLIDYLDGVEATREFYEAHGAEDERWVMPVPAYAEVLVGEGTLPNGDVAGARAALSWGETYAVDERTAVTAGAVADEVGPDGPYLDGLDALVAAVGRELDAPVVSADGDLTHEETKKVVDVEEY
- a CDS encoding alpha/beta fold hydrolase, with amino-acid sequence MERATIGEGGIDYYYQDVGSGPPVTFVHGFSANHLSWYQQVPTFRDEYRCVVPDQRRFGLSVDTAGAGVRAFPDDLAALLDHLGVEETALVGHSMGGWTVGSFATQYPGRVSALVLSATPGGLIAPERHEQLMARGETPEVDPLTPEAAFLADSIDGLNRDKPPSWEETRPPLDELPLDAGTVVDADIPTLVVAGEADEFMPAPAIEAVGDRLGAETAVIENAGHSAYFEQPEAFNSAVESFLDDHLG
- a CDS encoding TetR/AcrR family transcriptional regulator produces the protein MTDEDADPVMEATYRALCSHGYASLTMQDIADETDLSKAALHYHYDSKHDLLVSFLDYLYAEFTGRVRDPGGDGPAERLEAFIDDVLVPPEPDEDERVAFGTAMLELKAQAPYDEDVRERMERFDRFLHEQARALVADGIAAGEFRAVDPDDTARFLVTALDGAGTKRVSVGRDTDCTRRMLHSYVETYLMAGEGTDGVTASGDGDSEAEPPREVTE
- a CDS encoding Zn-dependent hydrolase, with protein sequence MDFAIDRERLVDTMREQAEIGATDGGGLHRLALSEDDRRARDWFVEQLEELGLDVRVDEFGNTFGYREGSDPDAGTVLLGSHLDSQPYGGIYDGALGVVAALEFVRELEDRGVETAHPVEVVNWTNEEGSRFQPAMQGSGVWVSDHDIEEEYAKTDSEGAVLEEELERVGYRGEVPAEPQREYEAYLELHIEQGPYLESAGADVGVVTGIVGFSWGAVTFEGEADHAGPTPMHTRSDALVAASDFVTGVRRVPGALGERTVATVGSVDLAPDSINVIPEEVTVTWDLRDPDDATIDEGRQRVLAEADAAAAREGVDWSFEDRMRASPVEFADGCVDAVQNAADAGGYDSLRMVSGAGHDATHMTAVMDTGMVFAVSEDGTSHNEDEYTSRDDCYSAADTYAKAAYRLASDEGA
- a CDS encoding gamma carbonic anhydrase family protein → MIRSFEGTEPQVAESAHVHEAAYVAGDVVVEEDASVWPNATIRGDAGRVVVGEGSNLQDNAVMHEGGELGPDVTVGHSAIVHAAYVAEGALVGMNAVVLNDAHIGERAVVGAGAVVTEGTDVPPETLVTGAPATVKTELEDPPGAESAEHYAELAKRYEETSERLD
- a CDS encoding MATE family efflux transporter, yielding MSGRARALLGRARRRVGSLFKSQEELDLTGGPIGKSLFFLSLPIVITNLLQVAYNLADTFWLGQYSTEALAAVSLGFPLVFLFISMGMGLTIAGSVLVAQHTGAEETREAQYAASQTVVFSLIAATLLGAVGFYFVRDLLGLFAAEPVVTGLAGDYLAVITLGLPFMFGFFVFISLMRGAGDTVTPMVVMLGTVVLNIALDPFLIFGWGPFPRLGVEGAAVATVFARGLAMVVGMAIMLRGYRGIRVRVADLRPDLTYARKLVRIGVPASIENTGRAVSVNAVLFVVTLFPTAVVAAFGVGVRVFSLVFMPAIAIDRGVETMTGQNIGADKPDRVAAVNRFAAKVAFLLLAGLGVVIFAFAPDIIAVFDSDPEVVEQGATFLRWVAPTFGFVGILRAYSGGLRGAGKTLTAAAIALVMFGVIRLPIAYVASQDILPVDFWIFGQKTPEGIWLGFALSSIIAAVIAFAWFERGTWRDADLTEDKVGVGDDPAEGTAGTDSADADLTDD
- a CDS encoding antitoxin VapB family protein → MGTANEQIRVSNRVKRELDRLRREGESYNDVLERVLDEERGGDFHDGFGRWSDEDAERVREGRRTAKEQRKERMRERAGDT
- a CDS encoding (R)-citramalate synthase, which codes for MIDLFGGHPETTPLSDVGDVQFLDTTLRDGEQAPGVSLTPEEKARIARGLDRAEVDYIEAGSACTGPGERETISRVTDLGLDATVTSFCRGIKNDIDLALECGVDGVDIVVPASDKHVQRKVGTTHEENVRTTAELVEYATDHGLWVEVIGEDGSRADFDYLEQLMSAALDAGADRVCYADTVGHATPDETLEAVSRLTDLGPTSTHTHDDLGLAVTNALVSVAAGADLVHGTINGIGERAGNVALEEVAIALDHGYGVEPMDLSAVYDLAQLVAKLTGIPLAPNKAVVGENAFTHESGIHTDGTLKDETMYEPYPPEKVGRERRLALGKHAGRAGVEAALTEHGFDLDDEGIDEVVTRVKAIGDRGKRVTDADLLTIAEEVEGRDRERRVELLDLTAVSGVTPPTASVRLDVEGEKRENAATGSGPVDAAMNAAEEALSHEADASLESYHVDAITGGTDAVVTVEVEMSRDDDHVTVTASDSDITSASVTAMVDAMDRLVERGDAEVVADD